TCTTTTTTGGGAACCACTTTGAAATCCCCGTTGATCGCCGCCGACAGATAGCCTGCGGGGGTCTTGCGTACCCTGCCCTTCCGGCGCTCACCGTCAACAAAGTCAAGTTTCTCGCAAACATATTCCTCGCCATGCTCAGCGATCCATCGCTGCGCGAGCCGTCGCGAGATGCCATTCTCTACCAGCCTGCGATAGGCCACCGTTTTGCGGATCGCGTCGTCATCGCCGAGATCAAACAGTGTCTCTTGCCCGTTGCGCGTGATCAGAAAGCGAATGAACCGCACCTTGCGGCTTTCGCGCCTGACCTCCGCGACCAATGAAATGTCGGATACCGAGTTCACCTCTTTCACCGACGGCTTGATGATCTTGGCGTTCAGCTTCGAAAAATCCTCATAATACGCACTGTCATGCACGCCCATCAACCTGCGGAACACATCAAGTTCCCACCACCCGGTTGACCCGGTCCGCACGAAACGGAAGCAATTTTCGTAGAGCGCCAATGCGTGCCCCGACGTGAAATTTCGCTGGATCCGCATGTTGATCATGGAAAAAACCGATGGGTCGTACAGCTTCGCCGCCAGTGGAGCGGAATAGGCATACTCGCAAACCCCGCTCGCGAGCTTCGCATAGGAGATCATTGAGGAAATCCCCCATTCCTCCTCGCCATTGTCGCCCAGCATGTTCCATTCAGCGGTCGTTTCAGCGAGCGCCCGCAGTGCGCCTTTCAATGTGTCATGATCGCGAGACGCATAGCCAGACATCGCGCAAAGGGTTTCCGCGTCAATACGATGCGACGTTTTCGTCAGCAGGTCGTCATAAGCGTGAAGCAGCAAACAGTTCGAAAGTTTTCGCTGCAGAAGGCTTAGCTTACCACCTACATGAATAGCTGCCACATGCTTGCGAAGGCTTTCCCGCTCGGTGATCTGGTGGAACTTGGTCAACTGCTCGACTCGGTTTGGTTGTTTTCCGTATCGAGCCTCATATCCGACCCTTGTGTCAATCCGTACGGGGATGTTTTGCTAATACTGCATCGTGGGCCGTTGCACGCAAACGGGTCGTTTCAGGCGGGCGCCATGCACGTAAATGGGTATCTTTTAGGTGAAACACCGTCAGAATGGAGGGGCGCTGATGGCCGCTTCGTATCGTTTTCGCCAATTATGGACACCCAAGGGGCTCTTTTCGTACTCCAGAATATGTTCACGCAGATGGGTAGGTTTGCGCACGGGAATCGGTATGTCTGCG
This DNA window, taken from Qingshengfaniella alkalisoli, encodes the following:
- a CDS encoding replication initiation protein, with the protein product MTKFHQITERESLRKHVAAIHVGGKLSLLQRKLSNCLLLHAYDDLLTKTSHRIDAETLCAMSGYASRDHDTLKGALRALAETTAEWNMLGDNGEEEWGISSMISYAKLASGVCEYAYSAPLAAKLYDPSVFSMINMRIQRNFTSGHALALYENCFRFVRTGSTGWWELDVFRRLMGVHDSAYYEDFSKLNAKIIKPSVKEVNSVSDISLVAEVRRESRKVRFIRFLITRNGQETLFDLGDDDAIRKTVAYRRLVENGISRRLAQRWIAEHGEEYVCEKLDFVDGERRKGRVRKTPAGYLSAAINGDFKVVPKKEETATAPPAPPKPTPADLADEARAASLQRDAEWRAACLKIIDANLEKRSPASRKAVKDRFTRLLEDDFERHQFKQFGWHARGAFAKIHAFWADLVPEGLPARPDDVLETD